A single genomic interval of Daucus carota subsp. sativus chromosome 1, DH1 v3.0, whole genome shotgun sequence harbors:
- the LOC108207266 gene encoding protein EXORDIUM-like 2 has translation MAFTNTKTLLLIALVIVLAQTSFATRKLTALVVEKPVPMKYHNGPLLKGNITVNLIWYGKFTPSQRSIIVDYINSLSSGRKVLSPSVSAWWKITEKYKYGRGAGASVSVGKQILDEKYSLGKSLKNAHIMLLASQASKVRSVNVVLTAKDVTVEGFCMSRCGSHGSTRGKARLSYAWVGNSGTLCPGQCAWPFHQPIYGPQTPPLVAPNGDVGIDGMIINLATVLAGAVTNPFNNGYFQGSVTAPLEAVTACTGVFGSGAYPGYPGNVLVDKSSGASYNTHGLNGRKYLVPAIWDPNTSTCSTLV, from the coding sequence ATGGCTTTCACTAATACTAAAACACTCCTCCTCATCGCCCTCGTCATCGTCCTCGCTCAAACTTCATTTGCCACTCGAAAGCTCACGGCTCTCGTGGTCGAAAAACCGGTCCCAATGAAGTACCACAACGGGCCGCTACTCAAAGGCAATATTACAGTTAATTTGATTTGGTACGGGAAGTTTACGCCATCCCAAAGGTCTATTATTGTGGATTATATAAATTCTCTTAGCTCGGGTCGGAAAGTGCTATCCCCGTCTGTTTCGGCGTGGTGGAAAATAACCGAAAAATATAAATACGGGCGTGGCGCGGGTGCGAGTGTTTCCGTCGGGAAACAGATACTAGACGAGAAATATTCCCTCGGAAAGTCGCTTAAAAATGCTCATATTATGTTGCTTGCTTCGCAAGCTTCGAAAGTTCGTTCGGTCAACGTGGTGTTGACCGCTAAAGATGTTACTGTGGAGGGATTCTGCATGAGCCGGTGCGGGTCTCACGGGTCGACCCGGGGGAAGGCCCGGCTCAGTTATGCATGGGTGGGTAATTCCGGGACGCTATGTCCGGGTCAATGCGCGTGGCCGTTTCATCAACCGATTTACGGCCCGCAAACGCCTCCGTTAGTCGCGCCTAACGGAGACGTTGGAATAGACGGAATGATCATAAACTTGGCCACGGTTCTGGCCGGAGCCGTGACGAATCCGTTCAATAACGGGTATTTTCAGGGTTCCGTCACGGCGCCGTTAGAAGCGGTGACGGCGTGCACGGGAGTATTCGGGTCGGGTGCGTACCCGGGGTATCCGGGTAATGTGTTGGTGGATAAGAGTAGTGGGGCGAGTTATAATACCCATGGTTTGAATGGGAGGAAGTACTTGGTTCCGGCTATATGGGACCCGAACACTTCTACATGCTCAACACTTGTTTGA
- the LOC108197001 gene encoding uncharacterized protein LOC108197001, translating to MDRGVKRMVGISATKMISNKLKNQTSTEFPEEIRVITGKELRLKLLISEDNVKVNSRLFFAVDAVDADAPVSAISSVSGTSSTTSSITNSSAVKHLEETETPSTSKSSTKRVKVEL from the exons ATGGATCGAGGTGTGAAGAGGATGGTTGGAATTTCAGCCACTAAGATGATCTCAAACAAGCTCAAG AATCAAACAAGTACCGAGTTTCCTGAAGAAATTAGAGTTATAACAGGAAAAGAGCTCAGGCTTAAGTTGCTTATCAGTGAAGATAATGTTAAGGTGAATAGCAGACTGTTTTTTGCTGTGGACGCCGTTGATGCAGATGCTCCTGTCTCTGCTATTTCCTCGGTGTCGGGTACATCGAGCACAACGTCCTCTATTACCAAT AGTTCTGCCGTGAAACATTTAGAAGAGACTGAGACACCATCAACCTCAAAATCTTCTACCAAGAGGGTGAAAGTG GAACTGTGA